The Leptospira sp. WS39.C2 genome contains a region encoding:
- a CDS encoding tetratricopeptide repeat protein, giving the protein MKTKLKILISLCLVLTSLQTVIADTEDQESIEINAKIEIEKVSRNIINALRYGKFGLADLEWKKIQAEVYKSFAEYDYLNGSLLYSRMEWQEAKESLNRALKKEPNHEAASFLLGMIYAQEDSWSEAKETWIETNQISPYNPFYHYNLGLAYYILKDYNNAITSLNKSLEYKTNYNEAKLILAKTYLELNQVDKAKTELVSILEQDPKHIQASHLMGRVVYLLDKDPKKSLTYLKNPRALGWREKKVYARCYFEMRKWREAENLLRPIAYSPFADEYDQSFYLNLLLNLGFDERANDFFHFIQKQSQNESKIAEAYRMLLSSREGKDLLYHYFKLRY; this is encoded by the coding sequence ATGAAAACAAAACTCAAAATTCTAATTTCTCTTTGTTTGGTATTAACTTCACTCCAGACTGTAATTGCAGATACAGAAGACCAGGAATCGATTGAAATCAATGCAAAAATTGAAATCGAAAAGGTAAGTCGTAATATCATTAATGCTTTACGGTATGGGAAATTTGGTTTAGCAGATTTAGAATGGAAAAAAATCCAAGCAGAGGTATATAAATCTTTCGCAGAGTATGATTACCTTAACGGAAGTTTGTTGTATTCTAGAATGGAATGGCAGGAAGCAAAAGAAAGTCTGAATCGTGCTTTAAAAAAAGAACCCAATCATGAAGCTGCAAGTTTCCTTCTTGGAATGATTTATGCGCAAGAAGATAGCTGGTCAGAAGCAAAAGAAACTTGGATCGAAACAAACCAAATCTCCCCTTATAATCCATTTTACCATTATAACTTAGGACTCGCGTATTATATCTTAAAAGATTATAATAATGCAATTACATCTCTAAACAAATCTCTAGAATACAAAACCAATTACAATGAAGCAAAACTCATTTTAGCGAAAACCTATTTGGAACTAAACCAAGTGGATAAAGCAAAAACGGAATTAGTTTCAATTTTGGAACAAGACCCAAAACATATACAAGCATCTCATTTGATGGGACGCGTGGTGTATTTACTCGATAAAGATCCAAAAAAATCGCTCACATACTTAAAAAACCCAAGAGCCTTAGGTTGGCGGGAAAAAAAAGTGTATGCACGTTGTTATTTTGAAATGAGAAAATGGAGAGAAGCAGAGAATTTACTTAGGCCAATCGCCTATTCACCGTTTGCAGATGAATATGACCAAAGTTTTTATCTAAACTTACTCCTTAATTTAGGATTTGATGAAAGAGCAAATGACTTTTTCCATTTCATCCAAAAACAATCACAAAACGAATCTAAAATTGCCGAAGCGTACCGAATGTTACTTTCTTCCCGTGAAGGCAAAGATTTATTGTATCATTACTTTAAATTGCGTTATTAG
- a CDS encoding spore coat biosynthesis protein F, protein MSGIHSTHDSFAFIQARLGSTRFPKKILKSIPEDSGVTFLDHIHRRLSSVFEHNQIVFLIPKNDLESIHFLKSRGYLYFCGSELDVRDRFRKAALEFSAKHIFRLTADNPFIDINSIRYLYEAILEIKDTYYSLAMVGLPLGMGVECFSAASLLYQSTETNLDRHKEHVSLHIKEFPEIHKQYRLIPPHFQQDDHSQTPDSDELSNLRITVDEKKDFELICEIWKRLGDQNPIFGVEEIVSLYKTNPDIFSINKNVEQVLFALPKPVNQTKRVNILYGNPKNYGYGHLERCKSLSIYLQIHGYDVKLIDHFKESESNIPHIFDTRETEFPVAHSFYIDNLNHPPNRLNACFFLPHPSFPNLNQNQLSYYSSPLLEQKTNRKEVKGSILVYAGQLDENASNQIDEFLLQFQKSTISPEYPSFQTIKRIGGKNPKNPKIEFQERISYIQFLQEMDYAEWIFTYFGQTMVEGMAKGKKIALIGISEIHETLGLYADKTFGVPYLGSLIELPKMKNFPFNTMPKKINLIRDAHTQILNWLNSID, encoded by the coding sequence ATGAGTGGTATACATTCAACGCATGATAGTTTTGCCTTTATCCAGGCAAGACTAGGCTCTACACGATTTCCAAAAAAAATATTAAAATCAATACCTGAGGATTCAGGAGTCACTTTTTTAGATCACATCCATCGTCGTCTTTCATCAGTCTTTGAACATAACCAAATTGTATTTTTGATCCCAAAAAATGACCTTGAATCGATTCATTTTTTAAAATCAAGAGGGTATTTATATTTTTGTGGATCAGAGTTAGATGTAAGGGATAGGTTCCGAAAAGCGGCTTTGGAATTCAGTGCAAAGCATATTTTTCGCCTAACAGCAGATAATCCATTTATCGATATTAATTCAATACGGTATTTATACGAAGCTATCTTAGAAATCAAAGATACCTATTATAGTTTGGCAATGGTAGGATTGCCTTTGGGTATGGGAGTAGAGTGTTTTTCTGCTGCATCATTACTTTATCAATCGACAGAAACAAACTTAGATCGACACAAAGAACATGTTTCCTTACATATCAAAGAATTTCCTGAAATTCACAAACAATACCGTTTGATCCCACCTCACTTTCAACAGGACGATCATTCTCAAACACCAGATTCAGATGAATTATCTAATCTTCGAATTACTGTTGATGAAAAAAAAGATTTTGAATTGATTTGTGAAATTTGGAAACGTTTAGGTGATCAAAATCCAATTTTTGGTGTAGAGGAAATTGTTTCATTATACAAAACAAATCCTGATATATTTTCCATAAACAAAAATGTGGAACAAGTGTTATTTGCTCTTCCAAAGCCTGTTAACCAAACAAAAAGAGTGAATATTCTTTATGGAAATCCAAAGAATTACGGCTACGGTCACTTGGAAAGATGTAAATCATTATCGATCTATTTACAAATACATGGATATGATGTCAAACTCATCGATCACTTTAAAGAATCTGAATCCAACATCCCTCATATTTTTGATACAAGAGAAACAGAATTTCCTGTTGCACATTCTTTTTATATTGATAATCTCAATCATCCACCAAACAGATTGAATGCGTGTTTTTTTCTACCTCACCCTTCATTTCCCAATTTAAATCAAAATCAACTTTCTTATTATAGTTCTCCCCTATTAGAACAGAAAACCAATAGAAAGGAAGTCAAAGGATCAATCCTAGTGTATGCGGGCCAATTGGATGAGAATGCCTCAAATCAAATTGATGAATTCTTATTGCAATTTCAAAAATCAACTATCTCTCCAGAATATCCTTCCTTCCAAACGATCAAAAGGATAGGGGGAAAAAATCCAAAAAACCCTAAGATAGAATTCCAAGAAAGAATCTCTTATATACAATTTTTACAAGAAATGGATTATGCGGAATGGATCTTCACTTATTTTGGCCAAACCATGGTGGAAGGAATGGCGAAAGGGAAAAAAATTGCACTCATCGGGATTTCTGAAATCCACGAAACCCTTGGACTGTATGCAGACAAAACATTTGGTGTTCCCTATCTTGGATCTTTAATTGAACTTCCAAAAATGAAAAATTTTCCATTCAATACAATGCCAAAGAAAATCAATTTGATTCGCGATGCTCATACACAAATTCTAAACTGGTTAAATTCCATCGATTAA
- a CDS encoding spiro-SPASM protein, whose protein sequence is MVNRKEYNPSFAVVYLDNQTITFLESNFDITLIDTFVTKLHKVFPDILIHINISNTIKSMFAGTKYLKSFVFHESKLSEIDFFKEIGTLLPSSIFNDPEWDEVCFLYFTGISPLLNTQLTEKVWNRHKNFFSQYSYSENIPPGLIPTVITREFLSSLPDQISTDIHSFFLKNINQYDVDIFFQSPDLRQLRLDFRYHSVRSSILVKGLLALADEIPYEDLHSTLKQNPGLFRSSPSYLEWEIYKGCELSCVFCPREFIDKSNDGSFASLTSVKSIVSKFQNELTSPITISLSGNGEPLLHPEFISVVKEILTLTQLKELVIETALYKNLDLLVSLIQTLDSTQKEKLCIIANVTTLKEETYQSLYGKKGLQSVLEAIDTLSKILPKNSLYVQMIKMKEVEDEIDPYFTSFEKKGINIILQKYNRFANQLPERRVSDLTPIHRDFCWHLTRDLYVSVSGDVSICKQNQTKIIGNLYTESLFDVWQKGQDSFRLSFNGEHDKIPAPCLNCDEWYTFNA, encoded by the coding sequence ATGGTGAATCGCAAAGAATATAATCCAAGTTTTGCGGTTGTTTATTTGGACAACCAAACAATTACTTTCTTAGAATCTAACTTTGACATCACACTTATTGATACATTTGTAACCAAACTTCATAAAGTTTTTCCAGATATTCTCATTCATATAAATATTTCAAACACCATCAAATCAATGTTTGCTGGCACAAAATATCTTAAATCATTTGTATTTCATGAATCTAAGCTTTCTGAAATTGATTTTTTTAAAGAAATTGGAACTTTGTTACCATCCTCTATTTTCAATGATCCAGAATGGGATGAAGTTTGTTTTTTATATTTTACAGGAATTTCACCCCTACTCAATACACAACTAACTGAAAAAGTTTGGAACCGACATAAAAACTTTTTTTCTCAGTATTCTTATTCGGAAAACATTCCACCTGGACTGATCCCTACTGTGATCACTAGAGAATTTTTAAGTTCTTTGCCAGACCAAATTTCAACTGACATACATTCCTTTTTTCTAAAGAATATCAATCAATACGATGTAGATATTTTTTTCCAATCTCCTGATTTACGACAATTACGTTTGGATTTTCGATATCATTCTGTTCGATCAAGTATCCTCGTAAAAGGATTACTGGCATTAGCGGACGAAATTCCTTACGAAGACTTACATTCTACTTTAAAACAAAATCCAGGATTATTTCGCAGTTCCCCTTCCTATTTGGAATGGGAAATTTACAAAGGATGTGAATTATCCTGTGTATTTTGCCCACGTGAGTTCATTGACAAATCAAATGATGGAAGTTTCGCATCACTAACATCAGTAAAATCAATTGTTTCTAAATTCCAAAATGAATTAACATCACCTATCACGATCAGTTTATCAGGAAATGGGGAACCTCTTTTACACCCTGAATTTATATCAGTCGTAAAAGAAATCCTCACTCTTACCCAACTCAAAGAACTTGTGATTGAAACTGCATTGTACAAAAATTTAGATCTTTTGGTTTCTCTCATCCAAACTCTTGATTCCACTCAAAAAGAAAAACTTTGTATCATAGCAAATGTAACTACGCTAAAAGAAGAAACCTATCAGTCCTTGTATGGAAAAAAAGGATTACAATCTGTATTAGAAGCTATTGATACACTTTCAAAAATATTACCCAAAAATTCCTTATATGTTCAAATGATTAAAATGAAAGAAGTGGAAGACGAAATTGATCCTTACTTTACTTCATTTGAAAAAAAAGGAATCAATATCATTTTACAAAAATACAATCGTTTTGCGAATCAGTTACCGGAACGAAGAGTCAGTGACCTTACACCAATCCATCGAGACTTTTGTTGGCATTTAACACGCGATCTATATGTATCTGTATCAGGTGATGTATCCATTTGTAAACAAAACCAAACTAAAATCATTGGAAACCTCTATACTGAATCATTATTTGATGTTTGGCAAAAAGGACAGGATTCGTTTCGCCTAAGTTTTAATGGTGAACATGACAAAATTCCTGCACCTTGTTTGAATTGTGATGAGTGGTATACATTCAACGCATGA
- a CDS encoding putative peptidyl-prolyl cis-trans isomerase, producing MQKRFRFTQTLIFLFASVVCFFLLVPTNQLRSYESLNAVLAIVGPKSISTLDYEEGVERYKNLSRFFPNYRKKGSLHSQVIDFLIDRAVVDIVADEESIQVNEKRIEAEIQKRMEAQGISDIEQFKKSVQNQFNLPYDVWLDDLPYQIKKGQLLQIKVSPPLPSEQEVQSWYNKNKAKVGNEFKFRELVFSPANGSIEEESRLFNELTEIRNKSAQDPSFFKLVASGPRNESRYRLNGGLVNWVPTFELYKTHPTTASVLAQVGGQGKFSEVFRDDRKRYCLVYIEGMRPTPLDAVRKGIQGFLFREKEQTSFEEWVVSTRKNTPITIFDPIYIKEHNISNPEEKYNSD from the coding sequence ATGCAAAAAAGATTTCGATTCACTCAAACTTTAATTTTCCTTTTTGCATCGGTTGTTTGTTTTTTTCTCTTAGTTCCAACCAACCAACTTCGGTCGTATGAATCTCTCAATGCCGTCCTTGCCATTGTTGGTCCAAAATCCATCTCCACTTTGGATTATGAAGAAGGTGTGGAACGATACAAAAACCTCTCTCGATTTTTCCCGAACTATCGCAAAAAGGGATCCTTACATTCCCAAGTCATCGACTTCCTCATTGACCGGGCTGTGGTTGATATTGTCGCAGATGAAGAATCCATCCAAGTCAATGAAAAACGAATTGAAGCAGAAATTCAAAAAAGGATGGAAGCGCAAGGCATTAGCGATATAGAACAATTTAAAAAATCTGTCCAAAACCAATTCAATTTACCTTATGATGTTTGGTTAGACGACCTTCCTTACCAAATTAAAAAAGGACAACTTTTACAAATCAAAGTGAGTCCACCACTTCCATCCGAACAAGAAGTGCAGTCATGGTATAACAAAAACAAGGCGAAAGTAGGAAACGAATTTAAATTCCGCGAACTTGTTTTTTCACCAGCCAATGGTTCCATTGAAGAAGAATCCCGTTTGTTCAACGAACTAACTGAAATTAGAAACAAATCCGCTCAAGATCCATCATTCTTTAAACTTGTTGCGTCTGGTCCAAGAAATGAATCCCGTTACCGCCTGAATGGTGGACTAGTGAATTGGGTTCCTACATTTGAATTATACAAAACCCATCCTACGACAGCTTCTGTTTTAGCCCAAGTGGGTGGTCAGGGAAAATTTTCTGAAGTATTTCGAGATGATAGGAAAAGGTATTGTTTAGTTTATATTGAAGGGATGCGACCAACACCACTTGATGCAGTGAGAAAAGGAATCCAAGGATTTTTATTTCGTGAGAAAGAACAAACATCATTTGAAGAATGGGTGGTCTCCACTAGAAAAAATACACCAATCACTATTTTTGATCCTATATATATCAAAGAACACAACATCAGCAATCCAGAAGAAAAGTACAATTCAGATTAA
- a CDS encoding aspartate kinase, protein MSSKIVVQKYGGTSVGDTTKIKNVAKRIKRYHDEGQKVAVVVSAMGHTTDELVDLADQISKNPPKREMDMLLSTGEQVSIALLAIALNDLGVPAQSFTGSQLKILTDGNFSNGKIEMIDRSRIDEAFNKGKVVIVAGFQGIDKDENIVTLGRGGSDTSAVALAAALGADECEIYTDVDGVYTADPRKIPTAKMHKQITYEEMLELASLGAGVLHSRSVELGMNYNVVIHVRSSFHDKPGTLVMSEDKIMEKMKVSGVTAKSDQARVTIADVKDKPGIAADLFTQLSNKDVIVDVIVQSSPRDGINTISFTIAKKDIGATKPIIEAYAKEHGNGKAEIDENISIVSAVGVGMKSHVGVAAKMFQSLAEKNINIEMISTSEIKISCVIKQNQAEDAVKALHTTFIG, encoded by the coding sequence ATGTCATCGAAAATCGTTGTCCAAAAATACGGTGGAACCTCAGTTGGTGACACCACCAAAATTAAAAATGTGGCCAAACGCATCAAACGTTACCACGACGAAGGCCAAAAGGTAGCTGTTGTAGTTTCTGCAATGGGACATACTACAGACGAGTTGGTCGACCTTGCAGACCAAATTTCGAAAAACCCTCCAAAACGGGAAATGGATATGTTACTCTCTACAGGGGAACAAGTATCCATCGCATTACTTGCCATTGCTTTAAACGACTTAGGAGTTCCTGCACAATCATTCACTGGTTCCCAACTCAAAATTCTAACCGATGGAAACTTTTCCAACGGGAAAATTGAAATGATCGACAGATCAAGGATCGATGAAGCCTTTAACAAAGGAAAGGTGGTAATTGTTGCAGGTTTCCAAGGGATTGATAAAGACGAAAACATTGTCACATTAGGGCGAGGTGGAAGTGATACTTCTGCTGTTGCTCTCGCGGCAGCTCTTGGAGCTGACGAATGTGAAATTTATACAGATGTGGACGGAGTTTACACTGCGGACCCAAGAAAAATTCCTACTGCCAAAATGCACAAACAAATCACTTATGAAGAAATGTTAGAACTCGCTAGCCTTGGTGCAGGAGTTTTACATTCACGTAGTGTTGAATTAGGAATGAACTATAACGTGGTCATCCACGTTCGATCTAGTTTCCATGACAAACCGGGAACATTAGTAATGAGTGAGGATAAAATTATGGAAAAAATGAAAGTGAGTGGAGTAACAGCAAAAAGTGACCAAGCGCGTGTTACAATTGCAGATGTGAAAGACAAACCAGGAATTGCTGCTGATCTTTTCACTCAACTATCCAACAAAGATGTCATCGTAGATGTTATTGTCCAATCCTCTCCAAGAGATGGAATCAATACCATTTCCTTCACAATTGCTAAAAAAGATATTGGGGCCACAAAACCAATCATCGAAGCTTATGCCAAAGAACACGGAAATGGAAAGGCGGAAATTGACGAAAATATTTCGATTGTTTCGGCTGTGGGAGTTGGTATGAAATCTCATGTGGGAGTGGCAGCAAAAATGTTCCAATCCCTCGCTGAAAAAAATATCAATATTGAAATGATTTCGACATCTGAGATTAAAATTTCTTGTGTCATCAAACAAAACCAAGCGGAAGATGCAGTAAAAGCTTTACACACTACCTTTATTGGGTAG
- a CDS encoding acyl-CoA desaturase translates to MNSASSTVEPVVKEQAPLLFLVLFFLVQATVLTVFTVPFSWTLVWVAVGSYFLRMFGITGAYHRYFSHASFKTSRVFQFVLAWIGSMAMQKGALWWAAHHRNHHKFSDTEKDIHSPSRKGFWYSHMFWFLRDDYNDYEAKLIPDFYKYPELRWLDRYHWIAPLSYAILLYAIGGWAWLVYGYAVSTFILGHATWTINSLSHVYGSVRYDSRDTSKNNLWLALLTMGEGWHNNHHYYCSSVNQGFYWYEIDITYYILKVLSWFGIVWDLKKPPKKVIDEGLSRDRAKKEEILLTKKQKIEVKSKKKVEVLSA, encoded by the coding sequence ATGAATTCTGCATCTTCTACGGTGGAACCTGTTGTCAAAGAACAGGCACCTTTACTTTTCCTCGTTTTATTTTTTCTCGTCCAAGCGACTGTCTTAACGGTATTTACCGTCCCGTTTTCGTGGACTCTAGTGTGGGTTGCGGTCGGTTCTTATTTCCTTCGTATGTTCGGAATCACAGGTGCTTACCATCGTTATTTTTCCCATGCTTCCTTTAAAACCTCAAGGGTTTTCCAATTTGTCCTTGCTTGGATTGGCTCGATGGCAATGCAAAAAGGAGCTTTGTGGTGGGCTGCACACCATAGAAACCACCATAAATTCTCGGATACGGAAAAGGACATCCACTCCCCTAGTCGAAAGGGATTTTGGTATTCCCATATGTTTTGGTTTTTACGAGATGATTATAATGACTACGAAGCAAAACTGATTCCCGATTTTTATAAATACCCAGAATTACGTTGGCTTGATCGTTACCACTGGATCGCTCCTCTTTCTTATGCAATTCTTTTGTATGCCATCGGTGGTTGGGCTTGGCTTGTCTATGGTTATGCTGTGTCTACGTTTATCTTAGGCCATGCCACTTGGACCATCAATTCCCTTTCTCATGTGTATGGATCTGTGCGATATGATTCAAGAGACACGAGTAAAAATAATCTGTGGTTAGCACTTCTCACAATGGGTGAAGGATGGCACAATAACCACCATTACTACTGTTCGTCGGTGAACCAAGGGTTTTATTGGTATGAAATTGATATTACTTATTATATCCTAAAAGTGTTAAGTTGGTTTGGAATTGTTTGGGACTTAAAAAAACCACCTAAAAAGGTCATCGATGAAGGACTGAGTAGAGACCGTGCCAAAAAAGAAGAGATATTATTAACAAAAAAACAAAAAATAGAGGTTAAGAGCAAAAAGAAAGTAGAAGTACTTTCGGCTTAG
- a CDS encoding LEA type 2 family protein has translation MVRKHSFILTIQILFLFGLSNCISDTKQNLESLKACKFDLVDVRVELKPNPSFPLIPLLDLYPQISVTNPNPTKVSIYEFDLDIELVTTQGKEYIGKLQNLNPVEVEPNSETLVVLKLVPEQKGSILPKLLLLAKQLGEAAKKGEEVEFEIYGTVQVDSVFGKLPIPVREVSRIKLKR, from the coding sequence TTGGTCCGTAAACATTCCTTCATTCTAACAATCCAAATATTATTTTTATTTGGATTATCAAATTGTATCAGTGATACAAAACAAAATTTAGAAAGCCTAAAGGCGTGTAAGTTTGATTTGGTGGATGTTCGTGTCGAACTGAAACCAAATCCAAGTTTCCCTTTGATTCCACTCCTTGATTTGTATCCACAAATTTCTGTTACAAACCCTAATCCTACAAAAGTCAGTATTTACGAATTTGATTTGGACATTGAACTTGTGACAACACAAGGCAAAGAATACATCGGAAAACTTCAAAACTTAAACCCTGTAGAAGTAGAACCAAATTCAGAAACACTTGTTGTTTTAAAACTTGTACCAGAACAAAAAGGATCTATCCTTCCTAAGTTACTTTTGTTAGCAAAACAACTAGGAGAGGCCGCAAAAAAAGGGGAAGAAGTAGAATTTGAAATTTATGGTACCGTACAAGTGGATAGTGTGTTTGGAAAATTGCCTATCCCTGTTCGAGAAGTTTCCCGTATAAAACTGAAACGATGA
- a CDS encoding zinc-binding dehydrogenase, whose amino-acid sequence MSEWDEMKAVTILKYDETEPQLELREKEIPTPKENEVRIKIHLSPINPSDLMFIRGLYGFKKKAPVSAGFEASGTVDAVGSAIKTLKVGMSVSCVAPQNDGSWAEYMITTEDNCLPLVDGVTLDEGSSFFVNPMTAWAMVSRCQKEGHAAMIQTAAASALGKMVVRLCNEKGIPLINVVRKKEQEDSLTEIGAENILNSSSPNYQKELFKLSKKLNATYAIDAVAGETAQSLVECMPYGSKLVCYGALSEKPFPVNSGIILFQNKKIEGFWLSSWIYEIGLEEFQKQAKEAQKHLKTVFQTKINKRFKFEEFKEGLEFYKQHMTEGKVVFGP is encoded by the coding sequence GTGAGTGAATGGGATGAGATGAAAGCAGTCACCATCCTTAAATACGATGAAACCGAACCACAATTGGAACTTCGTGAAAAAGAAATTCCAACACCAAAAGAAAACGAAGTTAGGATCAAAATCCACCTTTCCCCAATCAATCCATCAGATTTGATGTTCATCCGTGGTTTGTATGGTTTCAAAAAAAAGGCACCTGTCTCCGCAGGATTTGAAGCCAGTGGAACCGTTGATGCTGTGGGCAGCGCCATCAAAACACTCAAAGTCGGAATGTCCGTCTCTTGTGTGGCCCCACAAAATGATGGGTCATGGGCAGAATATATGATCACAACGGAAGACAACTGTTTACCGTTAGTGGATGGTGTGACACTCGACGAAGGTTCTAGTTTTTTTGTGAACCCTATGACCGCTTGGGCCATGGTATCCCGTTGCCAAAAAGAAGGGCATGCTGCCATGATCCAAACAGCCGCAGCCAGTGCCCTTGGAAAAATGGTGGTTCGGCTTTGTAACGAGAAAGGAATTCCTCTAATCAATGTTGTGCGAAAAAAAGAACAAGAAGATAGTTTAACAGAAATTGGTGCCGAAAATATCTTAAACTCCTCCTCACCAAATTACCAAAAAGAATTATTCAAACTTTCCAAAAAACTGAACGCAACGTATGCCATTGATGCAGTCGCTGGGGAAACAGCCCAATCCCTCGTGGAGTGTATGCCTTATGGTTCAAAACTTGTATGTTATGGAGCTTTGTCTGAAAAACCATTCCCTGTAAATTCTGGGATCATCCTTTTCCAAAACAAAAAAATTGAAGGTTTTTGGTTATCCTCTTGGATTTACGAAATAGGATTGGAAGAATTTCAAAAACAAGCAAAAGAAGCACAGAAACATTTAAAAACAGTTTTCCAAACCAAAATCAACAAACGATTTAAATTTGAAGAATTCAAAGAAGGATTGGAATTTTACAAACAACACATGACCGAAGGGAAGGTAGTATTTGGTCCGTAA